In Scylla paramamosain isolate STU-SP2022 chromosome 29, ASM3559412v1, whole genome shotgun sequence, a genomic segment contains:
- the LOC135115341 gene encoding uncharacterized protein LOC135115341 isoform X3 produces MLLPKVSTKCWPSNVALCVYKGVTPFHPAVKGMGGGRRGRGTRDNCVHPPQEEVEGRCQHLTEEEDVFYDSLEDNFVNVPIGYQPKVCGSHDEDYVMVPAHEDNSFKTLPHKDKHVTVLPCKDNSFRTLPHKDNHFKTLSHEDNHVTAMPLKDNHFRTLPCEDNLSRPLPCEDNLSTPLSCEDNLSKSLLREDNILRPLTHEDNLSRPLPHESNLSRHLPHEDNLSRPLPREDNLSRPLPREDNLSRPLPCKDNLSRPLTSKDNLSKPLPHEDNLSKSLPHKDNLSRSLPCEDNLLRSLPHKDNHATALPHDANCMMVPLLKDNQVTALPQKVEHRDNLPCEDEQQMSQKVRSFITEPVNTNIAMDWEEDTSDPFEKVLARRDCQTNHSSNQEKTPSEKIGALLQSLKNLQAGSKQQATGTLHHYADEDKEQDSITQQHYVVQHDSRPEQHYPEEHQDRTPQHYPEEHQDRRTPQHYPEEHQDRRTPQHYPEEHQDRRTPQHYPEEHQDRRTPQHYPEEHQDRRTPQHYPEEHQNRRIPQHYPEEHQDRRTPQHYPEEHQDRRTPQHYPEEHQNRRTPQHYPEEHQDRRTPQHYLEEHQDRRTPRHYPEEHQDRRTPQHYPEEHQDTRTPQLYPEEHQDRRTQQHYSEKHHDHMTPQHYSDEDEEQDNRTQHYKDGEHGSRSQHPDYSKQERSSEQLYDSDNDEQASRAQHQQGDAQDGPQHHNDQVHESEKYNRQQHYQDGNEELATRTLQHDDEQSRIQQHYCDEEEESRPQHHCHKDEASRTLHAGQERHNWGRGEGRGCVRGGPHWMGQCEDHTHTWRQERLGKVQDEHGLAWRQNYSWRIAKNDHQGSHWNQRRQQHSHPTSYYRGRDHNMYNKDEGDTLEPEDLVSALAERPQFHCTLTNLFEYQGFASESVQQVAAAHPHIFHMSRDGVQLNPQVKLCWANLSAQGCTNGWSCLDLHVCSTYISSWCQESPCPPGHSLYTEHNKAVLRRFMLEHLSVTHLKKLLKHLIPIAASPSGCLEVCRDYNRGQCNKTECQALHLCLRFVVNRAYCDRQGCSLNHNPHDPACSLLLISNKISVNENIKDIIVALLNANPTLVPKDATKPLPPPQLHTRAAPKDTSSKPIGKIFNRVKQSLGLAGATSKNEESSEPHTQKDKVTLAQITTDKNPSDTKTERSKESGQDSSSKAAHKPNRKHPSDSKSSTGGAETGRQTAWTYHRMGNVDIAEICRFSVEGICLNEDQGCRRLHASQPFHWQVHKNARQDSWFNLPAAVVTCLEVAFCDPTKNGVKLPSLDPAQLRRLQEVLDQDMWYANFEAMVLTNSDYSKMVALRRLCVQADAAPQYAKARTFSWFFCDVRGRWVKYGQADSTGQANLKSSITSADIEAHYLARPDQPLSFRVSQFKYLINFGAMTQTNQTTQVQRAVRRRPELHPSLLSSA; encoded by the exons ATGCTGCTGCCGAAAGTGTCAACGAAATGCTGGCCCAGT aatgttgcCCTGTGTGTGTACAAAGGAGTGACGCCCTTTCATCCTGCAGTGAAGGGCATGGGCGGCGGGCGCAGAGGCAGGGGCACGAGGGACAACTGTGTTCATCCACCACAAGAG gaggtggaggggcgaTGCCAGCACCTGACCGAGGAAGAGGATGTATTCTATGACTCTCTTGAGGATAATTTTGTCAATGTTCCCATTGGATACCAACCCAAGGTTTGTGGCTCCCATGACGAGGACTACGTAATGGTGCCAGCCCACGAGGACAACAGCTTCAAAACCCTGCCTCACAAAGACAAGCATGTGACAGTCTTGCCCTGCAAGGATAACAGCTTCAGAACCCTGCCTCATAAGGACAACCATTTCAAAACCCTGTCTCACGAGGACAACCATGTGACAGCCATGCCACTCAAGGACAATCACTTTAGGACTCTGCCCTGTGAGGACAACCTCTCAAGACCCCTACCCTGTGAGGACAACCTGTCGACACCCCTGTCCTGTGAGGACAACCTGTCAAAATCCCTGCTCCGTGAGGATAACATCTTGAGACCCCTAACCCACGAGGACAACCTGTCAAGACCCCTGCCCCATGAGAGCAACCTATCAAGACACCTGCCCCATGAGGACAACCTGTCAAGACCCCTGCCTCGTGAGGATAACCTGTCAAGACCCCTGCCCCGTGAGGACAACCTGTCAAGACCCCTGCCTTGCAAGGACAACCTCTCAAGACCCCTGACCAGCAAGGACAACCTGTCAAAACCCCTGCCCCATGAGGACAACCTGTCAAAATCCCTGCCCCACAAGGACAACCTCTCGAGATCCCTGCCCTGTGAGGACAATCTCTTGAGATCCCTACCCCACAAGGACAACCATGCAACAGCCTTACCCCATGATGCAAACTGCATGATGGTCCCACTCCTTAAAGACAACCAAGTGACAGCCCTGCCCCAGAAAGTTGAGCATAGGGACAACTTGCCATGTGAGGATGAGCAGCAGATGAGTCAGAAAGTCAGGAGCTTCATAACAGAGCCAG TGAACACGAACATTGCCATGGATTGGGAAGAAGACACGAGTGACCCTTTTGAGAAGGTCTTGGCCAGGAGAGATTGCCAGACAAATCATTCCAGTAATCAG GAAAAAACACCAAGTGAAAAGATTGGTGCATTGTTGCAGTCCTTGAAGAACCTGCAAGCAGGTAGCAAGCAGCAGGCCACAGGGACACTGCATCATTACGCTGATGAAGATAAAGAGCAGGACAGCATAACCCAACAGCATTATGTTGTACAACATGACAGTAGGCCAGAGCAACATTATCCTGAAGAACACCAGGACAGGACCCCACAACActaccctgaagaacaccaggACAGAAGGACCCCACAACActaccctgaagaacaccaggACAGAAGGACCCCACAACActaccctgaagaacaccaggACAGAAGGACCCCACAACActaccctgaagaacaccaggACAGAAGGACCCCACAACActaccctgaagaacaccaggACAGAAGGACCCCACAGCACTATCCTGAAGAACATCAGAACAGAAGGATTCCACAACActaccctgaagaacaccaggACAGGAGGACCCCACAACActaccctgaagaacaccaggACAGAAGGACCCCACAGCACTATCCTGAAGAACATCAGAACAGAAGGACTCCACAACACTATCCTGAAGAACACCAGGACAGAAGAACCCCACAACACTATCTTGAAGAACACCAGGACAGAAGGACTCCACGACActaccctgaagaacaccaggACAGAAGGACTCCACAACActaccctgaagaacaccaggACACAAGGACTCCACAACTttaccctgaagaacaccaggACAGAAGGACTCAACAACACTACTCTGAAAAACACCATGACCATATGACACCACAGCATTATtctgatgaagatgaagagcagGACAACAGGACACAGCATTATAAAGATGGAGAACATGGCAGCAGGTCACAGCATCCTGATTATTCAAAGCAGGAAAGAAGCAGTGAGCAGCTttatgatagtgataatgatgagcaGGCCAGCAGGGCACAGCATCAACAAGGTGATGCACAAGACggaccacaacaccacaatgaTCAAGTACATGAAAGTGAGAAGTATAATAGACAGCAGCATTACCAAGATGGGAATGAGGAATTGGCCACAAGAACTTTGCAGCATGATGATGAACAGAGTAGGATTCAGCAGCATTACtgtgatgaagaagaggaaagcaggCCACAGCATCATTGTCATAAGGATGAGGCCAGCAGGACTCTGCATGCTGGCCAGGAGAGGCACAACTGGGGCAGAGGTGAGGGTCGTGGGTGTGTGCGTGGTGGGCCACACTGGATGGGACAATGtgaagaccacacacacacctggaggcAAGAAAGGCTGGGCAAAGTACAGGATGAACATGGGCTTGCCTGGAGACAAAACTACTCATGGAGGATTGCCAAGAATGATCATCAAGGAAGCCACTGGAACCAGAGGCGGCAGCAACATAGTCACCCTACCAGTTACTATAGAGGCAGAGATCACAACATGTATAACAAGGATGAAGGAGACACCTTGGAGCCTGAGGACCTGGTGAGCGCCCTGGCAGAGCGTCCTCAATTCCACTGCACACTCACGAACCTCTTTGAGTATCAGGGCTTTGCTTCAGAGTCAGTGCAGCAGGTGGCAGCAGCCCACCCACACATCTTCCACATGAGCAGGGATGGAGTGCAACTTAATCCACAGGTGAAGTTGTGTTGGGCCAACCTGTCTGCCCAGGGGTGCACCAATGGCTGGTCCTGTCTTGACCTACATGTGTGCAGCACCTACATTTCCAGCTGGTGCCAAGAATCCCCTTGTCCACCTGGCCACTCACTCTACACAGAGCACAACAAGGCTGTCCTCAGGAGATTTATGCTGGAACATTTGTCTGTAACACACCTCAAGAAACTGTTGAAGCATCTCATCCCTATTGCAGCATCACCCTCAGGCTGCTTGGAGGTGTGCCGAGATTACAACAGGGGACAGTGTAATAAGACTGAATGCCAGGCACTGCACCTCTGTCTCCGCTTTGTGGTGAACCGTGCCTACTGTGACCGTCAGGGATGTAGCCTCAACCACAATCCCCATGACCCAGCTTGCTCCTTGCTGCTGATTTCCAATAAAATATCTGTCAATGAAAATATCAAGGACATCATTGTAGCATTGTTGAATGCTAATCCCACCCTGGTCCCTAAGGATGCCACCAAACCCTTACCTCCACCACAGTTACACACCAGAGCTGCCCCCAAGGACACAAGCTCCAAGCCAATAGGTAAAATCTTTAATCGAGTGAAACAAAGTCTGGGACTAGCTGGTGCCACTTCCAAGAATGAGGAATCTTCAGAGCCACACACCCAGAAAGACAAAGTGACTCTAGCCCAAATCACCACAGACAAGAACCCTTCAGatacaaaaacagagagaagcaaagaaTCGGGTCAGGACAGTAGCAGTAAGGCTGCACACAAGCCAAATAGAAAACACCCTTCTGACAGCAAGTCTTCCACAGGTGGGGCAGAGACTGGCAGGCAGACAGCATGGACCTATCACCGCATGGGCAATGTTGATATCGCTGAGATTTGTCGCTTCTCTGTAGAGGGCATATGTCTGAATGAAGACCAGGGATGTAGGAGGCTGCATGCATCACAGCCTTTCCATTGGCAGGTGCATAAGAATGCAAGGCAGGATTCTTGGTTTAACCTGCCTGCAGCTGTTGTCACCTGCCTGGAAGTGGCATTTTGTGACCCAACGAAGAATGGAGTCAAGTTGCCCTCTCTTGATCCTGCCCAACTGCGGCGCCTGCAGGAGGTGCTGGACCAGGACATGTGGTATGCCAACTTTGAGGCCATGGTGCTGACCAATTCTGATTATTCAAAGATGGTGGCTCTGCGTCGCCTGTGTGTACAGGCCGATGCTGCACCTCAGTACGCCAAGGCCCGTACCTTTAGCTGGTTCTTCTGTGATGTTAGAGGAAGGTGGGTGAAGTATGGTCAGGCAGATAGCACAGGACAGGCCAACCTCAAGAGCAGCATCACCTCAGCAGATATTGAAGCTCATTACCTGGCACGTCCTGATCAGCCCCTCTCCTTCAGGGTCTCTCAGTTCAAATACCTTATCAACTTTGGTGCCATGACACAGACCAACCAGACCACTCAGGTGCAGCGGGCGGTGCGCCGCCGCCCAGAGCTCCACCCCAGCCTTCTGTCATCCGCCTAA